Proteins encoded in a region of the Quercus lobata isolate SW786 chromosome 8, ValleyOak3.0 Primary Assembly, whole genome shotgun sequence genome:
- the LOC115956908 gene encoding F-box/kelch-repeat protein At3g06240-like, which translates to MSNSSSKWRWGRRWRSCRLRLSSNNNLPSLPEELLEEILVRLPVKSLLRFRCVQKSWSTLVQNPTFIAKHLRHHQTKTKNPSILVEGLDKIEDLQYLLQSHPDEGGGVRVLDFKEDSMGRLLTVYTKILYFAFGFDQNSNDYKVVRVVEYKKESAGNSITRYCNSFYVYSLRAECWTQIFGTPIHHNNIKLHSCCNEIYFNGVHHWIGFLNSEPGDSYDHHIILSFDMSHEVFQIIRFPDMFFPNKTLAVFNDCLACIVYGINEYIDIWVMREYGVEDSWTKQLVVGHLLGIQRPLQLLGNEEILLVDENKTLVLYNIGSQEIKILQRTGYPKIFMPRRAIVYVESLVSFTGGIVFES; encoded by the exons ATGTCGAATTCGAGTTCGAAGTGGAGGTGGGGGCGAAGGTGGAGAAGTTGCAGATTAAGGTTAAGCTCCAATAATAATTTACCTTCATTACCGGAAGAGTTGTTGGAAGAGATCCTGGTAAGGCTTCCAGTTAAATCGCTATTACGTTTCAGGTGCGTTCAAAAGTCATGGTCTACTCTTGTCCAAAACCCAACTTTCATTGCCAAACACCTCCGCCaccatcaaaccaaaacaaaaaatccaagtATTTTGGTCGAGGGCCTCGACAAAATTGAGGATCTTCAATACCTCCTGCAATCTCATCCTGATGAAGGAGGAGGAGTCCGCGTTTTGGACTTCAAGGAGGACAGCATGGGTCGCTTGCTCACAGTTTATACCAAGAT ATTATATTTTGCATTTGGCTTTGATCAAAATTCTAATGACTACAAGGTGGTTCGAGTTGTCGAATATAAGAAGGAATCTGCGGGAAATTCAATCACACGCTACTGCAATTCTTTTTATGTTTACTCCCTAAGGGCTGAGTGCTGGACCCAAATATTTGGCACCCCTATTCATCATAACAACATTAAGCTGCATTCTTGTTGTAATGAAATATACTTTAATGGAGTTCATCATTGGATCGGTTTCCTCAACAGCGAACCCGGGGATAGTTATGATCATCACATAATTCTGTCCTTTGACATGAGCCATGAGGTTTTTCAAATTATAAGGTTTCCAGATAtgttttttccaaataaaactCTTGCTGTATTCAATGATTGCCTTGCTTGTATTGTTTATGGTATCAATGAATACATCGATATATGGGTGATGCGGGAATATGGGGTCGAGGATTCTTGGACCAAACAACTTGTTGTAGGACACCTGTTAGGAATTCAGAGGCCACTACAACTTCTTGGGAATGAGGAGATTCTTCTGGTTGATGAAAATAAGACATTGGTCTTGTATAACATTGGTTCTCAAGAAATTAAGATTCTTCAACGCACGGGGTATCCAAAAATATTCATGCCAAGGCGAGCTATCGTTTATGTGGAGAGTCTTGTTTCATTCACTGGTGGAATTGTGTTTGAGAGTTAA
- the LOC115955513 gene encoding probable sugar phosphate/phosphate translocator At1g06470 — protein MVERDLDTENTGYTGVNDTQSGNQGSGLRREPSFSGWCDEDGRVCFNHQLENADECVEEDSDFELPLLQQGEIENRFLGREDYHKFKDRRMYLNGSNNMDDASIHVGRNENEKYVPFNIENGSARETNGADVSMSIGNHESMAPYSKDPISVANVLKTLFFILVWYTFSLLLTIYNKSLLGEDLGKFPAPLLMNTVHFTMQAVLSWAITWFWSHRFEPSVAMSWRDYFLRVVPTALGSAMDINLSNASLVFVSVTFATMCKSASPIFLLLFAFAFRLESPSIKLSGIILIISVGILLTVAKETEFEFLGFILVMLAAVMSGFRWAMTQILLQKEAYGLKNPLTLMSYVTPVMALATAFFSLILDPWHEIIGSNYFNSPWHVTRSCLLMLFGGTLAFFMVLTEYILVSVTSAVTVTIAGVVKEAVTIVVAVFYFHDEFTWLKGAGLFTIMIGVSLFNWYKYQKLKKGENSEDDSVGPLTTNVSAKYVIIEEDEHDDGA, from the exons ATGGTCGAGCGTGATTTGGATACAGAAAACACTGGGTACACGGGAGTCAACGACACTCAGAGTGGCAACCAAGGTTCAGGTCTTCGCAGGGAGCCCTCATTCTCAGGCTGGTGTGATGAGGATGGGAGGGTCTGTTTCAATCATCAATTAGAAAATGCTGATGAATGTGTAGAAGAAGACTCTGATTTTGAGTTGCCTTTGCTTCAACAGGGGGAGATAGAAAACCGGTTTTTGGGTAGGGAGGACTATCATAAGTTTAAGGATAGAAGAATGTACTTGAACGGTAGTAATAATATGGATGATGCTTCCATTCATGTTGGGAGGAATGAAAATGAGAAGTATGTTCCTTTCAATATTGAAAATGGGTCTGCAAGGGAGACCAATGGTGCCGATGTCTCTATGTCAATCGGTAATCATGAATCAATGGCACCATATTCCAAGGATCCTATTTCTGTTGCCAATGTGTTGAAGACATTGTTTTTCATACTTGTGTGGTACACTTTCAGTCTATTATTGACCAT ATATAACAAAAGCCTGTTAGGAGAAGATTTGGGAAAGTTCCCAGCTCCTTTATTGATGAATACTGTCCATTTTACAATGCAAGCTGTTCTATCATGGGCCATCACATGGTTTTGGTCTCATAGGTTTGAACCTAGCGTTGCTATGTCATGGAGGGATTACTTTTTGAGAG TTGTACCAACAGCTCTTGGATCAGCAATGGACATTAACCTGAGCAATGCATCCCTTGTATTTGTATCTGTCACATTTGCCACAATG TGTAAATCTGCTTCTCCTATATTTCTCCTATTATTTGCATTTGCTTTCAG GTTGGAGTCTCCAAGCATTAAACTCTCAGGCATCATTTTAATTATCTCAGTTGGAATACTTTTAACAG TTGCGAAAGAGAcagaatttgagtttttgggtttcATCTTGGTTATGCTTGCTGCTGTAATGTCTGGCTTCCGCTGGGCCATGACTCAAATTCTTCTGCAG aaagaagctTATG GTTTGAAAAATCCCCTTACCTTGATGAGCTATGTGACTCCAGTGATGGCATTGGCAACTgcctttttttctcttatattgGATCCTTGGCATGAAATCATAGGGAGCAACTACTTCAATAGTCCATGGCATGTCACTCGAAGTTGCTTGTTGATGCTTTTTGGTGGAACACTTGCCTTTTTTATG GTATTGACAGAATACATTCTTGTCTCAGTAACTAGTGCTGTCACGGTAACAATAGCAGGTGTTGTCAAGGAGGCTGTCACTATAGTG GTTGCAGTCTTCTACTTCCATGATGAATTTACCTGGTTGAAAGGTGCTGGCCTTTTCACAATCATGATTGGTGTTAGTTTATTCAATTGGTACAA atacCAAAAGCTGAAGAAGGGTGAAAACAGTGAAGATGACAGTGTGGGACCACTCACTACAAATGTTTCTGCCAAGTATGTGATTATTGAGGAGGATGAACATGATGATGGTGCTTGA
- the LOC115958437 gene encoding heat stress transcription factor A-4b-like produces the protein MDGSQGSSSAPAPFLIKTYELVDDPITNSVVSWSESGCSFIVWDPPEFASDLLPKYFKHNNFSSFVRQLNTYGFRKIDPDQWEFANEEFLRGQRHLLKNIHRRKPVHSHSMQNQDHVSAPLTETEKQEFEVEINKLKHNNGLLQLELQRHQSDNEMFEFQMQSFGEKLWNMEHRQNQLMAVFAQLLKKPGFASILMQKSENHSKKRRLSMPNHFHEREVEEKWSLNFQTFQKEELDAISAPTLNLELIEKLDSSLNFWENFLHEVGEALSEEKYDIGAFSQLPPITVTEIHDTDVNNQPCSPISHAYSSPNSADTHSRASPELVESMNHVDSPPLSSICLGVDMMPNSSGIDINLKPASAQAVETLKERAEGTTTALPTHPNDVFWEQFLTERPDSSYRQEIESERRNTDGRMRNNNAADHKKVWFYPSNVDNLTEQMGYLTPAV, from the exons ATGGATGGGTCACAGGGTAGTTCGAGTGCCCCAGCGCCTTTTCTTATAAAAACATATGAGCTGGTGGATGATCCAATAACGAATTCCGTGGTGTCATGGAGTGAAAGTGGTTGTAGTTTTATTGTGTGGGATCCCCCAGAATTCGCTTCAGATTTGCTTCCCAAGTATTTCAAGCACAacaatttttcaagttttgtcagGCAACTTAACACATAT GGATTTAGGAAGATTGATCCTGACCAATGGGAGTTTGCAAATGAGGAGTTTCTAAGAGGACAAAGACATCTTTTGAAGAATATTCATCGACGCAAGCCGGTTCATAGTCATTCCATGCAAAACCAAGATCATGTTTCAGCCCCATTAACTGAAACAGAAAAACAGGAATTTGAGGTGGAAATTAATAAACTGAAACACAACAATGGCTTGCTTCAGTTGGAGCTACAGAGGCATCAAAGTGACAATGAgatgtttgaatttcaaatgCAGTCTTTTGGTGAGAAATTGTGGAATATGGAACATAGACAGAACCAATTGATGGCCGTCTTTGCTCAACTTCTGAAGAAACCAGGTTTCGCATCTATACTTATGCAAAAATCAGAAAATCATAGCAAAAAGAGAAGGTTATCGATGCCTAATCACTTTCATGAAAGAGAAGTGGAAGAGAAGTGGAGTTTGAATTTCCAAACTTTCCAGAAAGAAGAACTGGATGCAATATCTGCTCCAACATTAAATTTGGAGCTGATTGAGAAGTTAGACTCATCATtaaatttttgggaaaattttctGCATGAAGTTGGTGAAGCTTTAAGTGAAGAAAAGTATGATATTGGTGCATTCTCACAGCTCCCTCCTATCACTGTCACAGAAATACATGATACTGATGTGAATAACCAGCCTTGCTCACCTATATCACATGCATATTCCTCACCCAATTCAGCAGATACTCATTCCAGAGCATCCCCAGAGCTGGTTGAGTCAATGAATCATGTGGACAGCCCTCCCTTATCATCTATATGTCTTGGGGTTGACATGATGCCTAACTCTTCAGGGATTGATATAAATTTGAAGCCTGCTAGTGCTCAAGCGGTTGAGACCTTAAAAGAAAGGGCAGAAGGGACAACAACTGCATTGCCAACTCATCCGAATGATGTCTTCTGGGAACAATTCTTGACAGAACGACCCGATTCATCTTATAGGCAGGAAATTGAGTCAGAGAGAAGGAATACTGATGGCAGAATGAGGAATAACAATGCAGCTGATCACAAAAAAGTTTGGTTCTACCCGAGTAATGTAGACAACCTTACAGAACAAATGGGATATCTGACTCCAGCTGTATAA